One Chryseobacterium sp. StRB126 genomic region harbors:
- the aat gene encoding leucyl/phenylalanyl-tRNA--protein transferase has protein sequence MVRLDENEISFPDPEVYDGHDGLIAYGGDLSIERIWFAYQLGIFPWYNPGEEILWWCPDPRFILVPDEIKVSKSMRKILNRDVFTFSENKNFREVIKNCQQTERKGQSGTWLSDELMNSFIKLHEYGLARSIEVWQDGELVGGFYGLQIGNVFCGESMFAKVSNASKAGFIHFVESNKDQIELIDCQSHTEHLESLGAKMIPKKEFLKILHENNERR, from the coding sequence ATGGTCCGACTAGACGAAAACGAGATTTCATTTCCTGATCCGGAGGTGTATGATGGACATGACGGGCTTATTGCCTATGGTGGAGATCTGTCTATAGAACGTATTTGGTTCGCCTACCAATTGGGTATTTTCCCCTGGTACAACCCGGGAGAGGAAATTCTATGGTGGTGCCCCGATCCGAGATTTATTTTAGTTCCTGATGAAATAAAGGTTTCAAAATCGATGAGAAAGATATTAAACAGGGATGTTTTTACTTTTTCGGAGAATAAAAACTTCAGAGAAGTCATCAAAAACTGTCAGCAAACCGAACGCAAAGGACAATCCGGGACATGGCTTTCTGATGAACTGATGAATTCTTTCATCAAACTTCATGAATATGGCCTGGCAAGAAGTATTGAAGTGTGGCAGGATGGAGAACTGGTAGGTGGTTTTTATGGGTTACAGATCGGAAACGTTTTCTGTGGTGAGAGTATGTTTGCGAAAGTGAGCAATGCCTCAAAAGCAGGCTTTATTCACTTTGTAGAAAGCAATAAAGATCAGATTGAATTAATTGACTGTCAGTCTCATACCGAACACCTGGAGAGCCTGGGGGCAAAAATGATTCCTAAAAAAGAATTTTTAAAAATCCTACACGAAAACAATGAACGCAGATAA
- a CDS encoding DUF3127 domain-containing protein — protein MELQGTVKKLFETQTFASGFQKRELVILTQEQYPQPINIEFLSDKISLLDNLKEGENVKIGINIRGREWVSPQGETKYFNSITGWKVEKVFDNGSEPTQAMPQQSASPVSNENPFAGDDDDDLPF, from the coding sequence ATGGAATTACAAGGAACGGTAAAGAAACTTTTTGAAACTCAAACTTTTGCAAGTGGATTTCAAAAAAGAGAATTGGTTATTTTAACTCAGGAACAGTATCCACAGCCGATAAACATAGAATTTTTATCTGATAAAATCAGTTTATTAGATAACCTTAAAGAAGGTGAAAACGTAAAAATAGGAATCAACATCAGAGGTAGAGAATGGGTTTCTCCACAAGGTGAAACTAAATACTTCAACTCTATTACAGGATGGAAAGTAGAGAAAGTTTTTGATAATGGATCAGAACCTACTCAGGCTATGCCTCAGCAATCAGCTTCTCCTGTTTCTAACGAGAATCCGTTTGCCGGAGATGATGATGATGATTTACCTTTCTAA